Proteins encoded within one genomic window of Diorhabda sublineata isolate icDioSubl1.1 chromosome 1, icDioSubl1.1, whole genome shotgun sequence:
- the LOC130442439 gene encoding nucleoplasmin-like protein isoform X1 codes for MADEYFFALTLKGKTSEVWDPEAKGAEDYQGGHKLIIKQALLGPEATEGEVNVVQVEAMTWKDSVKIPVATLKAGGPNSQVLLDLSFPDPPVTFSLIQGNGPVHIIGHHLIGSPMEEFDEMDELEEEMLDDEEGEEGAEDGRKRKVSNGKVKEEDEEEDEPKSKKAKATNAKGKTPVKNNAKAAKK; via the exons ATGgcagatgaatatttttttg CTTTAAcattaaaaggaaaaactagTGAAGTATGGGATCCAGAAGCAAAAGGAGCAGAAGATTACCAAGGAGGACACAAACTGATAATCAAACAAGCTTTGTTAGGACCCGAAGCCACCGAAG gTGAGGTAAATGTAGTACAAGTAGAAGCCATGACCTGGAAAGATTCCGTAAAAATTCCAGTAGCAACACTTAAGGCTGGTGGTCCCAACAGTCAAGTATTGTTAGATCTGTCATTCCCCGATCCTCCAGTTACTTTCTCCCTCATACAAG gAAATGGACCAGTTCACATAATTGGACACCACCTGATTGGTAGTCCAATGGAGGAATTTGATGAAATGGACGAACTAGAAGAAGAAATGTTAGATGATGAAGAGGGCGAAGAAGGCGCT GAGGACGGTAGAAAACGGAAAGTTTCAAATGGAAAAGTAAAG gaGGAAGACGAAGAGGAGGATGAaccaaaatccaaaaaagcaAAAGCAACTAACGCCAAGGGAAAAACTCCTGTCAAAAATAACGCCAAGGCTGCAAAGAAGTAA
- the LOC130445467 gene encoding uncharacterized protein LOC130445467: MSKKMFVLLVVFLATHNAVGKLHILSLNQVKRYVEEFIVDWSIIVDGSLLEIRKYVDRSRDTCQNFEQKLNVTRTDVLICRKEIKVGENTVCNTLQSFILKCTVPVRQLLNDCLPLDTKEIPGLIEKIINGLVNQACGLTLEEMIEFFNPCQFKKNALEIKSCQDLKKDIPRNFPNTRKVCDLLKQAKKCSYDVHTATCTNPITLNVFAKLHKTIEDSTEEIC, encoded by the exons ATGAGCAAGAAAATGTTTGTGCTTTTGGTAGTTTTTTTAG CTACACATAATGCTGTGGGTAAACTTCACATATTGAGTCTAAATCAAGTAAAACGCTACGTCGAGGAGTTCATTGTCGATTGGTCGATAATAGTTGATGGCAGTTTGTTAGAAATAAGAAAGTATGTCGATAGATCGAGGGATACGTGTCAAAACTTTGAACAAAAACTGAAC gtaaCTCGTACTGATGTGTTGATATGTCGGAAGGAAATAAAAGTTGGTGAAAACACTGTGTGTAATACATTGCAGtctttcattttaaaatgtacTGTGCCAGTACGACAATTATTAAATGACTGTTTACCACTTGATACTAAAGAAATACCTGGTTTGATAGAGAAAATTATCAATGGTTTAGTTAATCAAGCTTGTGGCCTAACCCTTGAAGAAATGATCG aATTCTTCAATCCATGTCAATTCAAGAAAAATGCCTTAGAAATTAAAAGTTGTCAAGACCTTAAAAAAGATATAcccagaaattttccaaatacgaGAAAAGTTTGTGA tctATTGAAGCAGGCCAAGAAATGCTCTTATGATGTTCACACTGCTACTTGTACAAATCCAATAACTTTAAACGTATTCGCAAAACTCCACAAAACGATTGAAGATAGCACTGAAGAAATATGCTAA
- the LOC130442439 gene encoding nucleoplasmin-like protein isoform X2, whose protein sequence is MADEYFFALTLKGKTSEVWDPEAKGAEDYQGGHKLIIKQALLGPEATEGEVNVVQVEAMTWKDSVKIPVATLKAGGPNSQVLLDLSFPDPPVTFSLIQGNGPVHIIGHHLIGSPMEEFDEMDELEEEMLDDEEGEEGAEEDEEEDEPKSKKAKATNAKGKTPVKNNAKAAKK, encoded by the exons ATGgcagatgaatatttttttg CTTTAAcattaaaaggaaaaactagTGAAGTATGGGATCCAGAAGCAAAAGGAGCAGAAGATTACCAAGGAGGACACAAACTGATAATCAAACAAGCTTTGTTAGGACCCGAAGCCACCGAAG gTGAGGTAAATGTAGTACAAGTAGAAGCCATGACCTGGAAAGATTCCGTAAAAATTCCAGTAGCAACACTTAAGGCTGGTGGTCCCAACAGTCAAGTATTGTTAGATCTGTCATTCCCCGATCCTCCAGTTACTTTCTCCCTCATACAAG gAAATGGACCAGTTCACATAATTGGACACCACCTGATTGGTAGTCCAATGGAGGAATTTGATGAAATGGACGAACTAGAAGAAGAAATGTTAGATGATGAAGAGGGCGAAGAAGGCGCT gaGGAAGACGAAGAGGAGGATGAaccaaaatccaaaaaagcaAAAGCAACTAACGCCAAGGGAAAAACTCCTGTCAAAAATAACGCCAAGGCTGCAAAGAAGTAA